The proteins below come from a single Roseiflexus sp. RS-1 genomic window:
- a CDS encoding HugZ family pyridoxamine 5'-phosphate oxidase → MLQEELPFVARLIRGQRVASLGTLAEGAPFVSLVAYAVEDDLCGYLLHLSDLSPHTRHLRADRRAALLIAEPETPATADVQTLARITLSGVVDLVAKDTPEYATGRERYLARHPAAAMLFDFADFNLYRFTADGARYVGGFARAYTLTVDHLRRASSLLDAQPSGESHAGC, encoded by the coding sequence ATGCTTCAAGAAGAACTTCCATTCGTGGCACGGCTCATACGCGGTCAGCGTGTCGCCTCACTGGGAACGCTGGCTGAAGGTGCGCCGTTTGTGTCGCTGGTGGCGTATGCTGTCGAGGATGATCTGTGCGGGTATCTGCTCCATTTGAGCGATCTCTCGCCACACACCCGTCACCTGCGCGCCGATCGACGTGCAGCACTGCTGATCGCCGAGCCGGAGACTCCCGCAACGGCGGATGTGCAAACGCTGGCGCGCATCACGTTGAGCGGCGTCGTTGACCTGGTGGCAAAAGATACCCCGGAATATGCAACCGGACGCGAACGCTACCTTGCGCGTCATCCGGCGGCGGCGATGCTCTTCGATTTTGCCGACTTCAATCTCTACCGTTTCACTGCCGACGGCGCGCGGTATGTCGGCGGCTTCGCACGCGCCTATACGCTCACCGTCGATCACCTGCGACGAGCGTCGTCGCTCCTCGATGCTCAACCGTCGGGCGAATCACACGCAGGATGTTGA
- a CDS encoding aspartate aminotransferase family protein — protein sequence MTLPLSESIISAEAAYTSGVYPKRQVAIVRGEGALLWDADGRMYIDCVGGQGAANLGHAHPAIVAAIREQAERLISCPEIFYNDQRAAYLTELAAALPFAARIFLCNSGAEAIEGAIKIARLKTRRTGIVAAVRGFHGRTMGALSATFEPKYREPFMPLVPGFSHVPYNNVAAIESAVTGETAAVLLEPVQGEGGVHPALPGYLQEVERICCERGALLIIDEVQTGFGRTGALFAIEHHGIAPALLCLAKSIAGGLPMGAIAINTVLGPLPPASHGTTFGGSPLVCAAARAALRTLRDEDLPRQAAEKGAYFLERLSALRLPRVRAVRGQGLLIGIELKERVQPFLVALMERGVLALPAGPNVLRLLPPLVITHEQINAVIAAIAEVLA from the coding sequence ATGACGCTACCTCTCAGTGAGTCTATCATATCCGCCGAGGCAGCATACACCTCCGGCGTCTACCCCAAACGTCAGGTTGCGATTGTCCGCGGCGAGGGGGCGCTGCTCTGGGATGCCGATGGACGCATGTATATCGACTGCGTTGGCGGACAGGGCGCTGCGAACCTGGGGCATGCCCATCCCGCGATTGTGGCAGCCATTCGTGAACAGGCGGAGCGCCTGATCAGTTGCCCGGAGATTTTCTACAACGACCAGCGTGCCGCGTACCTGACGGAACTGGCAGCCGCGCTGCCCTTTGCCGCGCGGATTTTTCTGTGCAACTCGGGCGCGGAGGCGATCGAGGGCGCAATCAAAATCGCGCGCCTGAAGACCAGACGAACCGGGATCGTTGCAGCTGTGCGCGGGTTCCACGGTCGCACGATGGGGGCGCTTTCGGCAACGTTCGAGCCGAAGTACCGCGAGCCGTTTATGCCGCTGGTGCCCGGTTTCTCCCACGTGCCGTACAACAACGTGGCGGCGATTGAGTCTGCCGTCACCGGGGAGACCGCAGCGGTTCTGCTGGAACCGGTACAGGGCGAAGGCGGCGTTCATCCTGCGCTGCCAGGGTATCTGCAGGAGGTCGAGCGCATCTGCTGCGAACGCGGCGCGCTGCTGATCATCGACGAGGTGCAGACCGGTTTCGGGCGCACGGGTGCGTTGTTCGCCATCGAGCATCATGGAATTGCACCGGCTCTCCTCTGTCTGGCGAAATCGATCGCTGGCGGGTTGCCGATGGGCGCCATCGCTATCAATACCGTCCTTGGTCCGCTGCCGCCAGCCAGTCATGGAACCACGTTCGGCGGATCGCCGCTCGTCTGCGCCGCCGCGCGTGCTGCGTTGCGCACGCTGCGTGATGAGGATTTGCCACGCCAGGCTGCGGAGAAGGGTGCATACTTCCTCGAACGCCTCAGCGCGCTGCGTCTTCCGCGCGTGCGCGCTGTGCGCGGTCAGGGGTTGCTGATCGGCATCGAACTGAAAGAGCGGGTGCAGCCCTTCCTGGTTGCGCTGATGGAGCGTGGCGTGCTGGCGTTGCCCGCCGGACCGAATGTGCTGCGGTTGCTTCCGCCGCTGGTCATCACGCACGAGCAGATCAACGCCGTGATCGCTGCAATCGCTGAGGTGCTGGCATGA
- a CDS encoding [LysW]-lysine hydrolase: MTLDPVALLTRMLEIPSVSTQEAELAHVLTVEMARLGFDSFVDEAGNAVGIAGAGPDLVLLGHIDTVPGQIPVRIENGRLYGRGAVDAKGPFATFICAAARLTASGERLPFRLVLIGAVEEEAASSKGARHAAERYRPIACVIGEPSGWDRITLGYKGRLLVDGFWEQPMSHSAGRESSAAERAVACWNDVAAYCATYNQGRERLFDQLLPSLRTICSRSDGLTEQAELTIGVRLPPDVPPDMLASAIAGHSHGGRLRFRDLCPAYRADKNNPLVRAFLRSIRASGGTPGFLLKTGTSDMNVVGPIWRCPILAYGPGDSNLDHTPDEHILIDEYLRAIKVLEDALRHLTEVGEEQRSNSARDGAVV, translated from the coding sequence ATGACGCTCGATCCCGTCGCCCTGCTCACCCGTATGCTGGAAATCCCGTCTGTTTCCACCCAGGAAGCGGAACTGGCGCACGTTCTGACGGTGGAAATGGCGCGCCTGGGGTTCGACAGTTTCGTTGACGAAGCGGGAAATGCGGTCGGCATCGCTGGTGCCGGTCCCGATCTGGTGCTGCTCGGTCATATCGACACCGTTCCGGGGCAGATCCCGGTGCGCATTGAGAACGGCAGGCTCTACGGTCGCGGCGCGGTTGACGCCAAAGGACCGTTCGCCACGTTCATCTGCGCTGCGGCGCGTCTGACAGCGTCGGGGGAGCGTCTGCCATTCCGCCTTGTGCTGATCGGCGCCGTGGAAGAAGAAGCCGCCTCATCGAAAGGCGCCCGCCATGCTGCTGAACGCTATCGCCCTATCGCCTGCGTTATCGGCGAGCCGAGCGGGTGGGATCGGATCACGCTCGGGTACAAGGGGCGCCTGCTGGTGGACGGATTCTGGGAGCAGCCGATGAGTCACAGCGCCGGGCGCGAGTCGTCCGCTGCTGAACGCGCCGTCGCCTGCTGGAACGATGTCGCCGCCTATTGTGCAACGTACAACCAGGGGCGCGAGCGACTGTTCGACCAGTTACTCCCCTCGTTGCGCACGATCTGCAGCCGGAGCGATGGGTTGACCGAGCAGGCGGAACTGACCATCGGCGTGCGCCTGCCGCCGGATGTCCCCCCCGACATGCTGGCATCCGCCATCGCCGGGCATTCTCACGGCGGCAGGTTACGCTTCCGCGATCTCTGCCCGGCATACCGGGCAGACAAGAACAACCCGCTGGTGCGCGCATTTCTCCGGAGCATCCGGGCATCTGGCGGAACGCCCGGATTCCTGCTCAAAACCGGTACATCCGATATGAACGTTGTCGGTCCGATCTGGCGCTGCCCCATCCTGGCTTACGGACCGGGAGACTCGAACCTCGACCACACACCGGATGAGCACATTCTCATCGACGAGTACCTGCGCGCGATCAAGGTGCTCGAAGACGCACTGCGGCATCTGACAGAAGTTGGGGAGGAGCAACGTTCCAACAGCGCGCGGGACGGCGCTGTCGTCTGA
- a CDS encoding DeoR/GlpR family DNA-binding transcription regulator: protein MTDIGNDALPPEVRRDQIMALLQRYGQISVKRCAEQLGVSEVTIRNDFALLEREGLLRRIWGGAVLDRPLWPEGSFASRLKVRAEEKERIARAAALLINDGDTVMLDASTTAYAIARQIADRRNLTVITNGMHLALSLGAHPAITTIVIGGQVRGDTGSLTGTLAEEMLQRLHADKGFFSARGLTLAKGLTESSIPEGLLKAEMIRHVDQVIAVLDSSKLGVSSLTSFCPVEAIHRLITAGPDADERSAPFIELFPVMIV, encoded by the coding sequence ATGACCGATATTGGCAATGACGCACTTCCGCCAGAGGTGCGACGCGATCAGATCATGGCGCTCCTTCAGCGTTACGGGCAGATCTCCGTCAAACGGTGCGCCGAACAGCTTGGCGTCTCCGAGGTGACGATCCGCAATGATTTTGCCCTGCTCGAACGCGAAGGCTTGCTCCGGCGCATCTGGGGCGGCGCCGTGCTCGACCGACCGTTGTGGCCGGAAGGAAGCTTCGCTTCACGATTGAAGGTCCGGGCGGAAGAAAAGGAACGAATCGCACGCGCAGCAGCACTGCTGATTAACGATGGCGATACCGTCATGCTCGACGCAAGCACCACCGCCTATGCGATTGCGCGTCAGATCGCCGACCGGCGCAACCTTACCGTCATCACCAACGGCATGCACCTGGCGCTATCGCTTGGCGCCCATCCCGCCATTACCACCATCGTCATCGGCGGGCAGGTGCGCGGCGACACCGGATCGCTGACCGGTACGCTCGCCGAAGAAATGTTGCAGCGGTTGCACGCGGATAAAGGCTTCTTCTCAGCCCGCGGATTGACGCTGGCGAAAGGGCTGACCGAGAGTTCCATCCCGGAAGGTCTGCTGAAGGCGGAAATGATCCGCCATGTCGATCAGGTTATTGCAGTGCTCGACAGCAGCAAACTGGGAGTCAGTTCACTGACCAGTTTTTGTCCGGTTGAGGCGATCCACCGCCTGATCACCGCCGGACCTGACGCCGATGAGCGCAGTGCACCCTTTATCGAACTCTTCCCGGTGATGATCGTCTAG
- a CDS encoding sugar ABC transporter ATP-binding protein, with translation MHAAPVLEMRDISRRFGSTQALDGVSLSLYPGEIHALLGENGAGKSTLIKIMTGVHQPDSGQILLDGRPVRIRSTLEAQRLGIAAIYQEPLMYPDLSVAENIFIAHADRGLWVDWGRLYRDAEEILAQLDVRLDVRQPARGLSVAAQQTVEIAKALSLQVRVLIMDEPTAALSAHEVDQLFAIVQRLRDQGVAVLFISHRLEEVFRLADRITVFRDGRLISSAPRNEITPEQAIRDMAGRSIEQLFPRRDTVRDRVLVQVRDLGRTGVFSGISFDVREGEVLGFAGLVGARRTDVGLALFGIAPADRGTMTIDGHPVRITNPTQAMRYGIAYVSEDRRGLGLSLPMSIAANITLPALHRYLSPLGLIRRTAEIAAAEEYRRRLSIRAPSVDVEVSRLSGGNQQKVMLSKWLNTRPRLLILDEPTRGIDVGAKAEVHQMIDDLAAEGIAIILISSDLPEVLAMSDRVLVMREGRQMGIFSRQEATQERVLAAAMGQSALVTG, from the coding sequence ATGCACGCTGCACCTGTTCTGGAGATGCGCGATATTTCGCGCCGGTTCGGCAGCACCCAGGCGCTCGACGGTGTCAGTCTGAGCCTGTATCCGGGTGAGATCCACGCGCTGTTGGGCGAGAATGGCGCCGGTAAATCGACCCTGATCAAAATCATGACCGGGGTGCATCAACCGGACAGCGGTCAGATCCTGCTCGATGGGCGGCCCGTGCGTATCAGAAGCACACTGGAGGCGCAACGATTGGGGATTGCGGCGATCTATCAGGAGCCGCTGATGTACCCTGATCTCAGTGTGGCGGAGAATATCTTCATTGCTCACGCTGATCGGGGTCTCTGGGTCGACTGGGGGCGCCTGTACCGTGACGCAGAGGAGATTCTGGCGCAGCTCGACGTGCGTCTGGATGTACGTCAACCGGCGCGCGGTTTGAGTGTGGCTGCCCAGCAAACGGTCGAGATTGCCAAAGCGTTGTCGTTGCAGGTGCGTGTACTGATCATGGACGAGCCAACGGCGGCGCTATCGGCGCACGAGGTAGATCAACTCTTTGCGATTGTGCAGCGCTTGCGTGATCAGGGTGTGGCCGTCCTCTTCATCTCACACCGCCTGGAGGAAGTGTTCCGCCTTGCCGACCGGATCACCGTTTTCCGCGATGGGCGATTGATCTCATCAGCGCCGAGAAATGAGATCACGCCTGAACAGGCGATCCGCGACATGGCCGGGCGATCAATCGAGCAACTCTTCCCACGCCGCGATACGGTGCGCGATCGCGTCCTGGTGCAGGTGCGTGATCTTGGGCGCACTGGCGTCTTCAGCGGCATCTCGTTCGACGTGCGTGAAGGGGAAGTGTTAGGGTTCGCCGGATTGGTCGGCGCGCGCCGCACCGATGTCGGGCTGGCGCTTTTCGGCATTGCACCAGCAGATAGAGGAACGATGACCATTGATGGACACCCGGTGCGTATCACCAATCCGACACAGGCGATGCGTTACGGCATTGCATATGTGAGCGAAGATCGGCGTGGATTGGGTCTTTCGTTGCCGATGTCGATTGCTGCCAACATCACACTTCCAGCATTACACCGCTACCTCTCGCCGCTTGGGCTGATCCGTCGCACTGCCGAGATCGCCGCCGCCGAAGAGTACCGCCGACGCCTGTCTATCCGCGCTCCATCAGTCGATGTCGAAGTGAGCCGGTTATCCGGCGGCAATCAGCAGAAAGTCATGCTGAGCAAATGGCTGAACACCCGCCCACGGCTTCTGATCCTCGATGAGCCGACACGTGGCATCGATGTGGGCGCGAAAGCTGAAGTGCATCAGATGATCGATGATCTTGCCGCCGAAGGAATTGCAATCATCCTCATCTCCTCCGACCTGCCGGAGGTGCTTGCGATGAGTGACCGGGTGCTGGTGATGCGCGAAGGGCGGCAAATGGGCATCTTTAGCCGGCAGGAAGCGACGCAGGAACGGGTGCTGGCGGCTGCGATGGGGCAGTCGGCGCTGGTGACCGGGTAA
- a CDS encoding ABC transporter permease, which produces MATWRQRIRPEQIRELSLVVLIVAALLIFAWQIENFLSARTFNRIAGSVAIIGMVAIGQTLVVLTRNIDLSVGSIVGFTAYFVGAQLAANNDMWPLAAVALAAAVGGAMGLVNGLIVAYGRAPAIITTLGTLAIYRMLLINYSNARTVTVDSLPPWVVELSRQNLFMIGDFAVRPLIVATLVTVVVFQLVLGYTVFGRRLYAIGSNPEAARFAGLPAQRIVLTAFTLCGMLAGLAGFLFLARFGNITAVAGQGIELESVAAVVVGGVNTFGGSGTVFGALLGAFLIDLLGQGLLRWLGISEFWRDALLGLLILLAVASDAVIMGWLRRLWERRMEVSHAH; this is translated from the coding sequence ATGGCAACGTGGCGGCAAAGAATACGCCCGGAACAGATCCGTGAACTGAGCCTGGTTGTGTTGATCGTGGCAGCGCTGCTGATCTTCGCCTGGCAGATCGAGAACTTTCTGTCGGCGCGCACGTTCAATCGGATTGCCGGGAGCGTCGCAATCATCGGCATGGTGGCGATCGGTCAGACGCTGGTGGTGTTGACCCGGAATATCGATCTCTCGGTTGGGTCGATTGTTGGCTTTACGGCGTACTTCGTCGGCGCGCAACTGGCGGCGAACAACGATATGTGGCCGCTGGCAGCCGTGGCGCTCGCCGCCGCCGTTGGGGGAGCGATGGGACTGGTCAATGGGCTGATCGTGGCATATGGACGGGCGCCAGCGATCATCACCACCCTGGGAACGCTGGCGATCTACCGTATGCTGCTGATCAACTACTCCAATGCGCGCACTGTCACCGTGGACTCGTTGCCGCCGTGGGTGGTCGAACTGAGCCGACAGAACCTGTTTATGATTGGCGACTTCGCCGTGCGCCCGTTGATCGTGGCAACACTGGTCACAGTGGTCGTGTTTCAACTGGTGCTTGGGTACACCGTCTTCGGACGACGCCTCTACGCGATCGGCTCGAATCCCGAGGCGGCGCGCTTTGCCGGGTTGCCCGCCCAACGCATCGTTCTGACCGCCTTCACCCTCTGCGGCATGCTCGCAGGGCTGGCTGGATTCCTCTTTCTCGCCCGCTTTGGCAATATCACCGCCGTTGCCGGGCAGGGCATCGAACTCGAGTCAGTTGCAGCTGTTGTGGTCGGCGGCGTCAACACCTTTGGCGGATCGGGCACAGTGTTCGGTGCGCTGCTTGGCGCGTTCCTGATCGATCTGCTTGGTCAGGGCTTGTTGCGCTGGCTGGGGATCAGCGAATTCTGGCGTGATGCACTGCTGGGTCTCCTGATCCTGCTGGCAGTTGCATCAGATGCCGTCATCATGGGCTGGCTCCGTCGGTTGTGGGAAAGGCGCATGGAGGTGAGTCATGCCCACTAA
- a CDS encoding ABC transporter permease, with protein MPTNLRRLIGWEGLLLCILALVVVMNTNLAPAYLSLANQINLFHLSIEKIIVALVMTFVIINGEIDLSVASVMGLAACLVAVLFESGTPMALAILAALLVGALCGAFNGFWVAYVGLPSLAVTLAGMIGFRGVARILIEDRSIGGFPEWFTALGQQPLIGPFPLSLILFALLFVLAFVILQFSGVGRLIYVVGNNAAVARYSGIDTRRLKLGIFIASGLIASLAGVLLAARLGAVRGNTAEGFELDIITMVLLGGVSIFGGTGNLAGVGLAILVILNLRNGMSLLNVTGNVQTGVIGMLLILSVLVPNLVQMISERLQRRIAPRKEAPIETESSVSS; from the coding sequence ATGCCCACTAACCTGCGCCGCCTGATCGGTTGGGAGGGGTTGCTTCTCTGCATTCTCGCGCTCGTTGTTGTGATGAATACGAATCTCGCGCCAGCGTACCTGAGCCTGGCAAATCAGATCAACCTCTTCCATCTTTCGATTGAAAAGATCATCGTGGCGCTGGTGATGACGTTTGTGATCATCAACGGCGAGATCGATCTGTCTGTCGCTTCGGTGATGGGGTTGGCGGCATGCCTGGTAGCTGTGCTGTTCGAGAGCGGCACGCCGATGGCACTGGCGATCCTGGCAGCACTGCTCGTCGGCGCGCTCTGCGGCGCATTCAATGGCTTCTGGGTGGCATACGTTGGATTGCCGTCGCTGGCGGTGACCCTGGCTGGCATGATTGGCTTTCGAGGTGTGGCGCGCATCCTGATCGAGGATCGCTCGATCGGCGGTTTCCCTGAATGGTTTACCGCTCTGGGTCAACAACCGCTTATCGGTCCATTTCCCTTGAGCCTGATCCTTTTTGCCCTTCTCTTCGTCCTGGCGTTCGTGATCTTGCAATTCTCCGGCGTCGGACGCCTGATCTATGTGGTCGGCAACAATGCCGCCGTGGCGCGGTATTCGGGTATTGATACACGACGTCTCAAACTGGGTATCTTCATCGCCTCCGGGTTGATCGCGTCACTTGCTGGCGTTCTGCTGGCAGCGCGTCTCGGCGCAGTGCGCGGCAATACCGCCGAGGGGTTCGAACTTGACATTATCACTATGGTGTTGCTCGGCGGGGTCAGCATCTTTGGCGGCACAGGCAACCTGGCTGGCGTTGGTCTGGCGATCCTGGTCATTCTCAACCTGCGCAATGGGATGTCGTTGCTCAATGTGACCGGCAATGTCCAGACCGGCGTTATCGGGATGTTGCTCATTCTATCGGTGCTTGTTCCCAACCTGGTGCAGATGATAAGTGAACGATTGCAACGGCGCATAGCGCCACGAAAGGAGGCGCCTATCGAAACTGAGTCTTCGGTGTCTTCGTAA
- a CDS encoding substrate-binding domain-containing protein, with protein sequence MMATKRQVSVSIGLIIALLIAACGAPQTQTPTVAPAPTSAPAPTSAPAPTSAPAPTRAPDGAVVTATPGLNIDMILLPKFLGIAVFDQANEGAQEAHAELRNQGKLIFTGPTAENSVAGQIETLTNAATQGVKAVMLSNNAGDQIAAAAQAAQQAGVTVVTWDSPIPSAQGETVFVAQVDFNETGRVMADMALSILGPQGGEFAILSASPDAANQNAWIAAMKEVLKEPKYANLKLVDTVYGNDQSEESYKQALALVDKHPNLKLIMAPTTVGIAAAAKAMTDEGLCDRVKVSGLGLPAEMAITP encoded by the coding sequence ATGATGGCAACAAAACGACAAGTGTCTGTCAGTATCGGTTTGATCATTGCGCTGCTGATCGCGGCATGCGGCGCTCCACAGACCCAGACGCCTACGGTTGCACCGGCGCCGACCAGCGCGCCAGCGCCAACCAGCGCGCCAGCGCCGACCAGCGCGCCAGCGCCGACCCGCGCTCCCGACGGTGCGGTTGTTACGGCAACACCCGGCTTGAATATCGACATGATCCTGCTGCCAAAGTTCCTCGGCATCGCCGTCTTCGACCAGGCGAATGAGGGCGCGCAGGAAGCCCACGCCGAACTGCGCAATCAGGGCAAACTGATCTTCACCGGTCCGACCGCCGAAAACTCGGTGGCGGGGCAGATCGAAACCCTCACCAACGCCGCCACTCAGGGCGTCAAAGCCGTGATGCTCTCCAACAACGCTGGCGACCAGATCGCCGCTGCTGCGCAAGCTGCTCAACAGGCGGGCGTCACCGTCGTCACCTGGGACTCTCCCATCCCCTCGGCGCAGGGTGAGACCGTCTTCGTCGCGCAGGTCGACTTCAACGAGACCGGGCGGGTGATGGCGGATATGGCGCTCTCGATCCTCGGTCCGCAGGGCGGCGAGTTCGCCATTCTCTCCGCTTCGCCCGACGCCGCCAATCAGAACGCCTGGATCGCCGCGATGAAGGAGGTGCTGAAGGAGCCGAAGTACGCCAACCTGAAACTGGTCGATACAGTCTACGGCAACGACCAGTCGGAAGAGAGTTACAAGCAGGCGCTGGCGCTGGTGGACAAGCATCCCAACCTGAAGTTGATTATGGCGCCGACGACGGTCGGCATCGCAGCGGCCGCCAAGGCGATGACCGATGAAGGGTTGTGCGACCGGGTGAAGGTCTCCGGGTTGGGCTTGCCAGCCGAGATGGCCATTACACCCTGA
- a CDS encoding L-rhamnose mutarotase has protein sequence MKRVGFTLKVKPELIDEYKAIHASVWPDMLDALRRHGWRNYTLFMRDDGLLFGYVEVPESFAAALAGMATEEVNARWQAMMAPYFENLSGAYADQSMVELEEVFHLD, from the coding sequence ATGAAACGGGTCGGGTTTACCCTCAAAGTCAAACCTGAACTCATTGACGAGTACAAAGCCATCCACGCCAGCGTCTGGCCCGACATGCTCGATGCCCTGCGTCGGCATGGATGGCGCAACTATACGCTGTTCATGCGAGATGACGGCCTGCTCTTCGGCTATGTTGAAGTACCGGAGAGTTTTGCCGCCGCGCTGGCTGGCATGGCGACCGAAGAGGTCAATGCACGCTGGCAGGCGATGATGGCGCCATACTTCGAGAACCTGAGCGGCGCCTATGCCGACCAGAGCATGGTTGAATTGGAAGAAGTGTTCCACCTGGATTGA
- a CDS encoding L-rhamnose isomerase, with product MTFTAPTPAQIEAAYAAARERYAALGVDTEAALATLATISLSLHCWQGDDVAGFENPGGPLEGGIAATGNYPGKARNADELRSDLDMVYRLLPGRHRLNLHAIYAETGGVKVGRDELRPEHFAAWLDWAKAGGHGIDFNPTCFSHPLAADGLTLSHPDPAIRRFWINHCIACRRIGAHFGQALGTPCITNIWIPDGMKDNPVDRLGPRERLRESLDAILAEPLDPAHNRDAVEAKLFGIGSESYVVGSHEFYLGYAVRRPGVILCLDTGHFHPTELVSDKISSVLLYVDDILLHVSRGVRWDSDHVVTLSDETHAIMQEVVRGGFLSRTHIGLDFFDASINRVAAWTIGARNALRALLIALLEPTERLRELERAGDFTARLALLEELKGMPWGAVWDACCYRHDVPVGASFLNEVRRYETDVLAART from the coding sequence ATGACATTCACAGCGCCGACTCCCGCACAGATTGAAGCCGCTTACGCCGCCGCCCGTGAACGGTATGCGGCGCTTGGCGTCGATACCGAAGCGGCGCTGGCGACCCTGGCGACGATCAGCCTGAGCCTGCACTGCTGGCAGGGGGATGATGTCGCCGGTTTCGAGAATCCCGGAGGACCGCTCGAAGGCGGAATTGCTGCGACCGGTAACTATCCGGGCAAGGCGCGCAACGCCGACGAATTGCGCAGCGATCTCGATATGGTGTACCGCTTGTTACCCGGTCGTCACCGTCTCAACCTCCACGCCATCTATGCCGAAACGGGCGGAGTTAAGGTCGGGCGCGACGAACTGCGCCCTGAGCATTTTGCAGCCTGGCTCGACTGGGCAAAAGCGGGTGGGCACGGGATCGACTTTAATCCGACATGCTTTTCGCATCCACTGGCAGCCGATGGTTTGACCCTCTCCCATCCCGATCCGGCGATCCGCCGCTTCTGGATCAACCACTGCATCGCATGTCGTCGCATCGGCGCCCACTTCGGGCAGGCGCTGGGCACGCCATGCATCACAAACATCTGGATTCCAGACGGCATGAAGGATAACCCGGTTGATCGGTTGGGACCACGCGAGCGTCTGCGCGAATCACTCGATGCCATCCTGGCTGAACCGCTCGATCCGGCGCATAACCGTGACGCGGTGGAAGCCAAACTCTTCGGCATTGGCTCCGAAAGCTACGTCGTTGGCTCGCACGAATTCTACCTGGGGTATGCGGTCCGTCGCCCTGGCGTGATCCTTTGCCTCGACACGGGGCATTTTCACCCGACCGAACTGGTCTCGGACAAAATTTCGTCCGTGCTGCTGTATGTAGACGACATCCTGCTGCATGTCAGTCGCGGCGTGCGCTGGGACAGTGATCACGTCGTGACGTTGAGTGACGAGACGCACGCCATCATGCAGGAGGTGGTGCGTGGCGGCTTTCTGAGCCGCACCCACATCGGGCTGGATTTCTTCGATGCCAGTATCAATCGGGTTGCTGCCTGGACAATCGGCGCCCGCAATGCCCTGCGCGCGCTGTTGATTGCGCTCCTCGAACCGACCGAACGCCTGCGCGAACTGGAACGCGCCGGGGATTTCACGGCGCGCCTCGCCCTGCTCGAAGAGTTGAAGGGCATGCCGTGGGGGGCAGTGTGGGATGCCTGCTGCTACCGCCATGACGTGCCGGTGGGCGCCAGTTTCCTGAATGAGGTGCGTCGCTATGAAACCGACGTGCTCGCGGCGCGTACCTGA